TCCCCGAAGGATCCTTCCTCATGGGGACGCTTCCGACAGGATTACGCAAAACTGACCATGAGGAGCCACAGCGCACGGTGACGCTCAATGCCTACTATATTGGTAAGTTCCCCGTGACTAACGCCCAATATGTACAATTCGTAGAAGATACAGGCTATTATCTACCGCGTTTTCATGCCGATTCGCGCTTCAATGCGCCAGATTGTCCTGTGGTTGGCGTCAGTTGGTATGACGCACGGGAGTTTCTGCGCTATCTTAATGAATTGGGGGGCGAAGCGTATCGCCTACCAACAGAAGCGGAGTGGGAAAAAGCAGCGCGAGGCACCGATGGACGAGAGTATCCGTGGGGAAACGAATGGGATCTAGCCAAAACGAATTCGTCCGAAAGCCGCCTTAAACGAACAACGCCGGTTGACAGCTATCCGGAGGGCGTTAGCCCCTATGGATGCTATAACATGGGCGGGAATGTTTACGAGTGGTGCATAGACTGGTTTCACCCGGAGACTTATCGATATGCGCCAGCGCAAAATCCATTCGGTCCAGCCGAAGGCAGGCGCAAGGTCATCCGGGGCGGTTCGTGGGTGCCGCGGGGTCAATTCGCTGCGCGATGTGCAAACCGTGCAGCGTATGAGCCGATAGAAATGGTACATAACGTTGGGATTCGGATTGCGAAGTCAGCTTCTTCAACCTAAAGATGAGAGGGCTCTATGGGGGTTCCAAACCCCTTAATCCACAAAAGTAGGTGATTCTATGTTACGTCGCAGAAATACTCGTCGAGCCTTTATCTACTCGCTCGTCATTCACCTTGTTGTTGCGGCAATTTTGGTGTATTTACCGATTAAGCAGCAGCTACTCCCTCCGTCCGATAACGCCGTTCTGGTTGACATCACCCACTTTCAACGTACGGAGGCTCGTCCACCCAAGCCGGTTGAGCCTCCGCCCCCTGAACCCGTGAAAGCTGCTGTGAACCCTGATTCCATTGGGACTGTTGCGGAAGTCCTCACTCCTAAGCCAAAACCTGCACTTACGACTGATTGGCTGACTGTTGATACACTCAAAACAGATCAACGGACAGCGATTGGATCGAAAGTTGATTCACCTCCAACTCGGGATAGTGCTGGGCCTATTTCCCAGCCACAGCTATCCGCAAAAACGCATCCAGATTCCAAAGCACTCACCATGACAGCAGTGGATCTGCCAAGAGAGACTTCAGAAAATGGAGCGCCTCTGGCGGCAGATCAGCATATCAATGTAGCTGAAGGAGGCGGTCATCTATCAGAAAGCTCTCCTGAGATCGGTGTAGCGAAGTTACGCGTTGGACGAAGAAGAGGCGAGACACTTGACGGAATGCCTATCGGCAATTCGGGCGGTAGCATCCCTTCGGGCACCTCTGCGGAGGACAACTACATTAAGATGATGACTGAACTCGCTCGAAATCTGGCAAATGCAGCAATCGTTCAGGAGGTCGATCTGGTCTTTGTTATCGACAAAACTGGGAGCATGGAGGACAACGTTCGAGGGGTTCGCGCGTATATTGACCT
The window above is part of the Candidatus Poribacteria bacterium genome. Proteins encoded here:
- a CDS encoding formylglycine-generating enzyme family protein; amino-acid sequence: MSTPQEITIYPLNYSLVYIPEGSFLMGTLPTGLRKTDHEEPQRTVTLNAYYIGKFPVTNAQYVQFVEDTGYYLPRFHADSRFNAPDCPVVGVSWYDAREFLRYLNELGGEAYRLPTEAEWEKAARGTDGREYPWGNEWDLAKTNSSESRLKRTTPVDSYPEGVSPYGCYNMGGNVYEWCIDWFHPETYRYAPAQNPFGPAEGRRKVIRGGSWVPRGQFAARCANRAAYEPIEMVHNVGIRIAKSASST
- a CDS encoding VWA domain-containing protein, producing MLRRRNTRRAFIYSLVIHLVVAAILVYLPIKQQLLPPSDNAVLVDITHFQRTEARPPKPVEPPPPEPVKAAVNPDSIGTVAEVLTPKPKPALTTDWLTVDTLKTDQRTAIGSKVDSPPTRDSAGPISQPQLSAKTHPDSKALTMTAVDLPRETSENGAPLAADQHINVAEGGGHLSESSPEIGVAKLRVGRRRGETLDGMPIGNSGGSIPSGTSAEDNYIKMMTELARNLANAAIVQEVDLVFVIDKTGSMEDNVRGVRAYIDLFFEHFIRAGRDAAFGLVTFADVTEKKPKVQGVTTDHGKFKNWLYKIKFEGGGDLAESGLDALMAALHRIKFRRNTQRFFVLVSDGAFHDADYDGRSEYSQDGVIETLQHQGVRVDVIGLNFLPIKQLAWATGGTWRAIPGRGYLEHIPRTLTAKMLSELGVLGFNKDGLERDEVVVYLRRDARPTWLEVTWKVLNPLGERCYGPFSERLDIPNDGSEVVRFTPTIDVNQFRSAAGTYTVIYHIENNLGHRSILRRTLDYEG